Genomic window (Croceicoccus sp. Ery15):
CCGAGTGCGAGCATCACCAACAGACCCCAGGGCGACGTATCCGCGAATCGGTCTATGACAAGACCGATCAGCGCACCGCCGACAAGGCCACCCAGCAAATCCGCCAGCACGCGGGACCCCATACGATAATTCTCGTCTGTTCCCTGCACTTGCGGCCTGATCCGCGCTTCCTCGCGTTGACGCGCGGCTTTCAGCCGTTCGTCGAGTGCGTCGATGCGCTTATCTTCGCCAAGTGGCTCCCGTCCGGACTGCTCGTCACTCATGTCAGGCTCCCGTCAAGACCCCGTCACGCGCGGCAAAGCTGCCCGTCTAGGGCGCGGCCCCTTTAGGAAAGGGGTCTGGCCAAGTCAACACAGCCAGATCGGCCTTTTGTCTTATACCTGTTGGCGGTGTGTTGC
Coding sequences:
- a CDS encoding AtpZ/AtpI family protein; protein product: MSDEQSGREPLGEDKRIDALDERLKAARQREEARIRPQVQGTDENYRMGSRVLADLLGGLVGGALIGLVIDRFADTSPWGLLVMLALGIVVAFRNIIRLANRRPD